From Xiphophorus hellerii strain 12219 chromosome 6, Xiphophorus_hellerii-4.1, whole genome shotgun sequence, the proteins below share one genomic window:
- the scinlb gene encoding scinderin like b, which yields MVSHKEFQDAGKGPGLQVWRIEDMDLKPVPKGLHGSFYTGDAYLLLFTTAAPSYNIHMWLGDECSQDESGAAAIFAMQLDDFLGGGPVQYREVQNYESNTFLGYFKSGIKYQKGGVASGFKHVVTNDMNVKRLLHVKGRRAIRATEVEMSWSSFNKGDCFIIDLGKDVYQWCGSECNRFERLKASQVAIDIRDNERNGRAKVHMVEEGGEPSDIIEALGSKPTIAPSTPDDDQVDTSNRKKGALYMISDASGSMKVTAVAPSSPFKQAMLSPEECYILDNGVDRNIFVWKGPKANASERKAAMSAGQQFIKDKGYSNKTQIQVLPAGAETTLFKQFFSDWRDKDETTGPSKAYAIGRIAKVEQVPFDASTLHTNTTMAAQHGMVDDGKGKIQIWRVEGGDKVLVDPATHGHFYGGDCYLILYSYRQGSREQHIIYTWQGLKCTQDELAASAFLTVKLDDSMGGSPVQVRVTQGQEPPHLMSIFQGKPMIIHSGGTSRKDGQSQAAATRLFHIRQSSSGATRAVEVKASASNLNTNDVFVLKSPKGLFVWRGLGASEEEMNAAKHVVGFLGGSPSNVSEGKEPADFWSTLGGKKEYQTSKSLQSTDRPPRLFGCSNKTGRLIVEEVPGDFTQSDLATDDVMILDAWDQLFLWVGNEANAEERSGAPKIAKDYVDSDPSGRKGLPITTIKQGVEPPTFTGWFQAWDPKMWDKDPLESIRAHF from the exons ATGGTTTCCCACAAGGAGTTTCAAGACGCGGGGAAGGGCCCTGGGCTGCAGGTGTGGCGCATTGAGGACATGGACCTCAAGCCCGTCCCCAAAGGGCTGCATGGCAGCTTCTACACGGGGGACGCCTACCTGCTGCTCTTCACCACCGCAGCACCGTCCTACAACATACACATGTGGCTGG GCGACGAGTGCTCGCAGGATGAGAGTGGAGCGGCGGCCATCTTTGCCATGCAGCTGGACGACTTCCTGGGCGGTGGGCCGGTCCAGTACAGGGAGGTGCAGAACTATGAGTCCAACACCTTCCTGGGATACTTTAAGTCAGGAATCAAGTACCAG AAAGGGGGCGTGGCTTCAGGCTTCAAGCACGTGGTGACCAATGACATGAACGTGAAGCGCCTGCTGCACGTAAAGGGCCGCAGAGCCATCAGAGCAACAGAGGTGGAAATGTCCTGGTCCAGCTTCAACAAGGGAGACTGCTTCATCATCGACCTGGGAAAG GATGTGTATCAGTGGTGCGGCAGTGAGTGTAACCGTTTCGAGCGGCTCAAGGCCTCCCAGGTGGCCATCGACATCAGAGACAATGAGAGAAACGGCCGAGCCAAGGTGCACATGGTGGAGGAGGGAGGCGAGCCCTCTGACATCATAGAG GCTCTAGGATCCAAACCCACCATCGCTCCCAGCACTCCTGATGATGACCAGGTGGACACCTCCAACAGGAAGAAGGGCGCCCTCTACATG ATCTCAGATGCCTCTGGCTCCATGAAGGTGACGGCTGTGGCTCCGTCCAGTCCCTTCAAACAGGCCATGTTGTCCCCTGAGGAGTGCTACATCCTGGACAATGGGGTGGACAGGAACATCTTTGTTTGGAAGG GTCCAAAGGCCAATGCTTCTGAGCGTAAAGCCGCCATGTCTGCAGGACAGCAGTTCATCAAAGACAAGGGTTACAGCAATAAAACACAG ATTCAAGTCCTTCCTGCCGGAGCAGAAACGACCTTGTTCAAGCAGTTCTTCAGCGACTGGAGGGACAAGGATGAGACAACAGGACCCAGTAAGGCCTACGCTATCGGTCGCATCGCCAAAGTGGAACAAGTGCCTTTTGATGCCTCCACcttgcacacaaacacaaccatGGCTGCCCAGCATGGCATGGTGGACGATGGCAAAGGCAAGATCCAG ATCTGGCGAGTGGAAGGCGGGGATAAGGTCCTTGTGGATCCTGCTACTCACGGCCACTTCTACGGCGGAGACTGTTACCTCATCCTCTACAGCTACAGACAGGGGAGCAGGGAGCAACACATAATCTACACCTG GCAGGGGCTGAAATGCACACAGGATGAACTGGCGGCTTCAGCTTTCCTCACAGTGAAGCTGGATGACTCAATGGGAGGATCCCCAGTTCAG GTGAGAGTGACTCAGGGTCAAGAGCCTCCCCACCTGATGAGCATCTTCCAGGGCAAACCCATGATCATCCACAGTGGCGGAACTTCTCGTAAAGACGGGCAGTCACAGGCCGCCGCCACTCGTCTCTTTCACATCCGCCAGAGCTCATCCGGTGCCACACGGGCCGTGGAG GTCAAGGCCTCTGCTTCCAACCTGAACACCAATGACGTGTTTGTGCTGAAATCCCCGAAAGGCCTGTTTGTGTGGCGAGGCTTAGGAGCCAGTGAGGAGGAGATGAACGCAGCCAAGCATGTTGTGGGCTTTTTGGGTGGCAGTCCCAGCAATGTGTCAGAGGGCAAGGAGCCAG CTGATTTTTGGTCTACTCTGGGTGGCAAAAAGGAGTACCAGACGTCAAAGAGCCTGCAGAGCACAGACAGACCTCCTCGTCTGTTCGGCTGCTCCAACAAGACCGGAAGACTTATT GTGGAAGAAGTGCCAGGAGACTTCACACAGTCAGACCTGGCCACTGATGATGTCATGATCCTGGATGCCTGGGATCAG CTCTTCCTTTGGGTTGGCAACGAGGCGAATGCAGAGGAAAGAAGCGGGGCTCCCAAAATAG CCAAGGATTACGTGGACTCGGATCCATCTGGTCGAAAAGGACTGCCCATCACCACCATCAAGCAGGGGGTGGAGCCTCCCACGTTCACTGGCTGGTTCCAGGCTTGGGATCCCAAGATGTGGGACAAGGATCCACTGGAGAGCATCCGGGCCCATTTCTGA